Below is a genomic region from Fundulus heteroclitus isolate FHET01 chromosome 5, MU-UCD_Fhet_4.1, whole genome shotgun sequence.
TGATCTTCCTTTTTTgggtggaaaataaaatctgggtAGAATGGAACAAAACAATTTGTTTTCTGATCAGACCACACGTAACAGTACTTAACTAAAAACACTTGGGATAAAATCCTCTTACTTATTAAGTTTCACTACGGGCAAATAAATCCTGAACAATACCATGTGACATTGATTATGTAACACAAAACAAGCTAAAATACAGAGGCACAGCATCACAAACATACTCCACCCTGTTCTTCTATAGCTCAAAGGATTACCTACACCAGGCACACAGTAAAGAGTTGAAAACTTTAAATGTAGTCATCTTCTTCCACCGTTACTTTATCCACTATGTGCAATGCACCAGTACCACTGGCAGTGGAACAGatcctcagcatgatgctaccaccaccatgctttcaTACTGGAGACTATGTGTCTACTGATCACTTCCTggtgtgtttgttgttttgtttttctcataagTCTATGCCATGCATTCCACTGACTGAGAAAATATCCCcattgggacaataaagttattttttaaatccatcTAACATCTATCTACTGTGTTCTTAAATCTGGACGCCTGACCTTGAAGTTATATgtagtttaaaatataaaataacatgcATGCCTTTTGTGAGTGTGTTTAAACCTTTAATGAGAACTTGAGTTTAATTATGTCTTAGATGAGGTTTTTGGAGCCGGGCTGCCAAGCTGTCACACAGATGCTTCTTTTGACATCACCGTTAATTCAAGTTTTCTGGACATTTGATAAACACGCTGCTGAATGCTACATATCAGTAAAGGTTCACTTCCACAGGCTTTTCATTGGGCGATCAATCACTCTGAGCACAAATTCAGCTTGCTGTCCAATCAAATGTGCTCTCAATACCAGACTCGTTTTCTATTCAGAGACAAAATATTCCAAATAAGAAAGTTTAgaacacatatttttttctttctttgtcagCCCTTTAATGATTTAACAAACCTTCCAGCCGTCCGGCACAAAGAGGAAACAGATACAGCCTAAAGTGTATTTTGCTGCATTAGCTACCAGCCCATAGTTGTCATCAGCAGTAAATTTAACATGAAGTACCTACATTCTATGAAAGAAAACAGACCTTCATCCGCTGGAGTTAAGGAGATCCTGCTTCTTCTACCAAAAGACAACTAAcaagaaacagaaccagaaccaaacacactTTTAGGGAAGACTGCATTCTGGATGTTAGGTCCATGGACAATTTCTCCCCAGACAAATCTGATTTTTACATAGGGTCAACAGAGGATATTTTTGTGGCAGATAGCCAACTCTTCCGTCTGCAATTTTATTTGTGCTCCTTTTAAAaccaatattttaatgaaagcaTTTAACTTTGCTGGTCAACAGGTTTCTGGTGAAGGTAAAAAACTGTTTCATCAGTATTGTGAATGTTTGCTGTGAGATTATTGGAGCCAAGCAGTGGGATTATCCCAAATTTGGAAGAAACATGTTGCTAAAAAGACTGATATTGTATACAAAAGAAGAGCTAATGATTATTTTAAGTCCTTCACTGCCTTGGTTgctgaaaataaacaatactcatcttaaaattttttatggcaaactggttttattgtatttatgttttttaggcATATATCATTTTTGTAATACAagcagtttttgtttgtttttgaggaTGCAAACAAGAGGTTATTGTCCAGCCTGAAAGGTTCCAAAGGTTTGATCAAATTGGACTGATGAAAGCATGCGCATGAGAGTAGTCCCAGAGAGTGACCGTATGCTGTGCAGTCAGTCGGATTGTCCAAGAACCTCAATACAGGCTTAGAGAATGAGAGGATAAATCATGGATCAATGCAGTTCAGGAAAACTATCTTATAATAATGTCTTGTGGACGTCAAACCATCACACAGCCAATGTGGCTTATATGTACCACTAATGTGTGTCAATGTATAATTCACAACCTCCAAAGTGGTAGTATTTGAGGCATTTTAGCACCATCTAGCTGTCAGACCCCAGATGTGTTTCATCTCACTATTTGCAGACATAATATCtacatttatatttactgtTCATGCCATAATCAAATTAACAATCTCTATTCCAAACTCTATTTAGAAGTTTTTGACAACTTTAAATGGGCTGGAAGGGGATGGCAGTATATTGCTAAGCCTGAGCTTTGGGCTAAGAGGGATCCAGAGAGGCAAGTTCTGAATGCGTGAATGTGCTTAAAGACAGCAGAAGCTACAGGCTAAAGGAAAGCCAAATATGGAAAGAGCGTGCTTGTAGAAAAGACTGTACTTAAACTTAGAGCCATATGTTGAAGGATATGGGAAACTGTGTGTGCTGTCCATGTAAGTTATGTTACATTTTGACAAGTTATGTCATTTATTATAtacttgtgtgtctgaaataaataccTATCACTGTCTGTAACCCTGTAAAAAGAGGGATTCCCTCTAGAATGGGATTGGATCCCTCCAGCTCGTGTTCAGTTCTGTACTTTTTGATTCTTGTCTGGTTGAAATAAAATCCTCCTTTGTTCAAGTAAGTCTGTGTCAACAGCGTGTCGTCCCTGGAGCATTCATACATGGACAGTTTGAAGGTGACACACCCCATACGCAACACTTTCACCTGGTAATCTGTTACTCCAAATGTCCCTGGGGTATAAAAGACACGATGCATAGAAGCATTTCTTTTTGCCACTAGCCAGTAAGATAAATGAGGGTCCATTTATGTTGTCACCTTGCACATTCAGCAGCACATTAAGGGTGGTTACAAACATGACTAAGCTGTTGAAGAATCGCAGCACAAAACAGCATCTGGAGGCCCCCACATCTCCAGAACAAGCCAGGATATGTTCTTTGAGAAGAATACCAGGAACAAGGTTTTTTAAGTCCCGCCGTCACAAACACAAAGATGGGAAGTTTAGTGAAATGTGGTgactttaactggaactgtGAGCTTCGGTCAATGAGACTATATAGAGGTTTTTagtgttgtgcaatcaagccatgaggaaaatTCAGAGTAAAGTTTAAAgctactgaaatgtgagactgtTACAGGCCCCTAGGGGGGTGCCCATCACTGCAGGGGGGTGCCAGCACCAAAGCTAAGCTGCCTTTCTCACATCTTCCTCTTTGCCTGTGAGCCCTCCTGACGACTGGTTCACATCAGGGGAGACAGCCACCTGGGTCTGTATGGGTTTAACCCCCAGGAACATGTGCAGTGCCAGCCAGGCTaagtaaagtctgctttctgtgaaaccaaAATCGGAGCTTAACAGCCGACCGCCCTGGAGACGGTCTGCTTGTAGCCTTTCTCctctgttgcaggaaagctgagtcgAGACGGCACGGAGCGGTCTGCTCTCCTGCAGCCAGGCCAAGCTAAGACCACATTCTTTAAGaagaactttggttctttgacttggatctgcagtgaatcaGAATgattcaaccattttatttgtctttttgtttcttttgtgtttacgtagttccttagcttccttttatcttaattttacttagtagtttagttaagcttCAATAGCATAGTAGAGAGGAGTTGTTggttgaaatatagtgttaattcagataaacagctttatatggtgatgttctctggatgttcatttatttctgttaataaattattgaacttgaagagaagtcgtgactcatttattttatgtgtgtgcagagtttgctgttaaacgATCACCAGTGCTCGTAtaatccctttcaactattgtcctgatatcagacagagagttatttattaaattattaaacaaCTTAAAACACTCCAGGTgggtgtggaaaaaaacaaagactaaaCATAAAGTAAAGCGCTTTAGGGCTGGTGGAGGGTGTGTGatgctgtgtttttcttccgcAAATACCATGCGTCAAAGACTAGTGACAAACGCTAAAACTGAAACCTTGTGATCCccaacagaaaactgaaaaatggcTGTTACTGGGTCTTTTGGCTGGATAATAATCCTAATCCTGTGgtcaaataaacacagaaatggGCCTCCATGTCAGTGGGTTAGCAAAAAGAGAAGAGTCAATCAGTGGGaggatctctctctctgtgctccAACCTAGTGGTGTAAGAGTAAGTGTTGTCCTGCTAATAGAGAACAGCAATGCAAATGGAGTCATTTCTCAGAATGGTTACAACCAAAGGTCCTCCACACCTCATATGCccattatatttaaattaaagctgGAGTGTTCCTACATTTTGTAGTGTGAGATCAGCAATAAAGGATTTCAAACAGGCTGACTATTAGACTAGTCCTAATTagccagaaaaatatatttttcctatCTATTAAAGTCCACTTTTTTATAGGTGAACTCATGCTTTCACCCATCTATCTAGAAGTAATGTTATATCTTGTCCACATTCCCCCTATGTCCTGGTTCCCACTTTGTAAAAGTgatcagaaacatttattttctcactCTGAACACAACACACGTCACATGCTTCATatgtttatttagttatttagttATCTGAACAGTGTGATGAAAGAACACAGatcattttattgagatttaaaGAAATAAGCTGACACATTTTTTCAGCAATCGCTGAAGTACTGGTCAACATTCTTGCACTTGTCGTCTATGAGTTTCTTGATACTGCAAACAAACAGAATGGATATGCGTCATTCTCTGTAACCACATATTGTTAACAATGGCGTACACTGACGGAAAAAGATATCatttgaaaatctaaaaaacagtaaaacaaggaagaaaatgtttgtaaaatggaACTTACGCTTTCCACACCCCCTTTGAGTGCTCCGACGTGAAGCCATTTTTGCTGTttgagaaagtaaaaaatatacatgtatatatgtatgctTGTCTccaaataacagtttttctttgcctttttatATTAAAGTAAGATAAAATGCTGAGAAAttgtttgccccccccccccaacagatttcttctgtttgtttgtcgCCTCCACACAGTAAATTTGTCTGAGtaaaatgtactcaaattaaataaaaatgacagagaaactGATAACATTCGGTTATCTAAACTAAATTCTACAATTTGAGTAAATTTGAGTAAGTTTCCTGTGCACAAGTTAAGGTCTGTGTTAATGataagaaagagactgggcaaaagGGCATTCACAGGAGAATTTTAAAGCCAAAACCACTGCTGGCTAAAATGATCACAGTGGTCCATCATGTAGTGGACTAAAAATATTGATCATAACCAAGACTTCTGagaaaagacacatttttaaatgtctttgtgttctgaaatgaaatattgtgtatgaaatataacatttaaaagaaacaactttAAAGTGACAAACATAGTCATGGTACTGGGGCTACTTTACTTCTTCCTGACCTGGATGATGTCATGGACCCATGAATTTTGctctctaccagaaaatcctgaaggagaatcatcagtttgtgaccttaagctcaagGTCAACTTTACTAATGCTATAGTACAATGATCCAAACTAAATCAGCAGGTCCAGCATGGAATGGCtcaaaaaacaagacaacatcAAGgttttagagtggcctagtcaaagtctaaacTTAAATCCAGTTCAAATGCGGTGGCACGACCTTAAAGCAGCAAGTGTTGTTTGAAAATGCTCCTGTGTGGATGAATTAAAATCGTTCTGCAAAAATCTGAAGCCGCCCAATGTGGCACATCTGGTTGTGAGCATAAGGGGACATTTACTTTTTCCTCATTGACTTAACTGGTTTGGACAGCTTTGTTCCTTCAGTAAATTAACTCATTATTTTCATTgagtttttttgcattttctttttactcaggttatctttttccAACATTGAATTTTGTTTCatgacctgaaacatttaagtgtggcactaaagagaaaaaaaacctgaagaaatTTGTGAAGGAGGCAGATCAGAAAAGATCCAGAGACTTGAGAATAGTAACTGATATCCAAGTTTACCATCAGGAACCTGGTGTCCCTCTATGCTACCAAGCTAAAAGTGAAATAAAGACTTACACAATCTCAGTGAGGAGTTTCACCAGGCAGTTGATGTCATCAGATATGTCGTCATCAATCAGttctaataaaaaaagcaaaaacaattatttctgctTTAGGTTGATAGAAAAAGCCTGGCCCGAAACTGCAACACTCATCATACCATGCAGATGTTGCACTAATACTTAAACAATTAGCAACTTAAAACCATGCTTACTGTTGCAACTGATGCCACACAGGTTGGGTAGGGTGTTGTTCTCGCTGCTGCACACCAGGCCTTCAGCAAGTTGGAAAAGACCATAAAGATTCATGTCTTGATCGTCCTCGTTGCTTCGTCCCCCCTGTTTCTTGCCAGACTGATGTTTGCCTCTGGAGCGGCTCCCCTCGGCAGACTCCGATCCGGATTCAGATCCACTCTCACTCGACCCCTGTCCCTTCTCACGCCTCAGCTCAGTCACGGTGCTGGTGTTGAAGCCTGACAGCTGCTCCACATGACAGACCACTGAGTGGAAAAATGAAATCACCAATAAGTCTCTGGCCGAGTTCTTTTCACTCAGCATTGATTCATATACAGTTTTTAACTTCTCTGCAGCCTCCTTTAGGTGACTGTGTGGTTATTAAGGCATGCTGCAGCATTCATACCTCTACAACCAAACACCCTGCTCTTAAAAACACATCCAGTCTTTAAATAGCTGTATGAGTGTGATTGGATGAATGTGGCTATAAAAGCGCTTTGACtcgtcagtatgactagaaaagtgctctataaatttagtccatttatttctgaatatTTTAAGTTGTTCTGATCAAGGTCTCTGAGTGtgatgtttttaaagatttggCTCGGCTCTAACAGAGGACCCAATGTTAACTTTCCCAAGTTTCTCTACAATTAGGGTCACTCAACGTTTTCTAGCGTAGTTTACAATTATAATTACTAATGATCAGTGTGATGGGccgttttattaaaaaaaccttTTCAGACATTTATTCATTGCATAATTCACAGCCACTATTTTATTCAGCCATTTACATGAATTGCTgaatccagaaccagaaccaggttgtGTGTGGTGAGTTAATGTCTCAGGTCTGCAGGTCCATGGAACAGTGAAATACAGTCAGATGCTGCCGCTGGTCATATTTGCCTCAGTTTTTCCAGATGGACTAGAATTTATGTTCTGTACCCACCCAGCACCACTACGCTCACACAGCGATACGACCCTGCTCTGTCTTTGCGTGTGATTGGCTGCATGTTGTTTCCTTCAGACTAAAGTCCTGCCTGCCTCAGCAGGTCACCTGCTGTGACCAGCACATCCTTCAGAAACATGATTTAACCACAGCGTCTTCCAAAGGCTCCTGAAAGTACTGAACACGAAGCTGATGGTTTGCAACACAAAATgtctaaaatctaaaaagttttCAGTTTGGAAGCGTTGATTTCTCCTTGTGTACTAAAGAGCGATTATTCGTCTAATGGGTTTCtcatggaaggaaaaactgggTACCGACCTTTGGCCACGAAGCGGTCTCCACTCAGGCCCGACTGCTTCATGCTGTCTGGCAGGGAGTTGAACACTTCCCCCATCAGCTGCTTCATCTCACACTTGGTCAGAGTTTTTGCTCCGACCAGAGCGCTGCCCAGCACGGCAAAAGCGAAAAGCACAAGTACCTTCATCTTGACACCAACTGTATTCTCTGACTCTGAGACTGTGTGGCATGCTGCTTATATGTGCTGGAAGCAGAATTCACGGCAAAGAATCAGGGAACATCTATTGTCCTCCGGAACAAAGGACACTCCCTCAGCTCTCAGTGCTGCTGTAAAACTCTCAGCTAATTTCAGAGGATAGCCAAAGAGGCTCGGGGAGGAAACTAATACTTCTGCCTGAAACTgtcttttctcatttttataGGTCACATCTTGTCCAGCCGAAAGGAGACTGTAATCCAGGTAAGACGAGACGATTTACCTTCCCACGTCACCGCATGGCCTTTATAATTTCTGTGATTATGGAGCAGAATGAAAGAACATCCTGAGCATAGCTATCAGGTTAAGAGTCTtcaaaggaagaacaaaagcataaacaacaaaacagcacaATCTGAACGTGAAATAGAAATGTGGTAAATCAAACGTTTTATTGCACAGAAGGTTGAAAGAATTGCGTGCCTGAAAGCAGCAGGGGGTTATCATATGTTAAAGCAACTCTACTGCACAGAAATGAGAGCAGTTTATTAGGAACGATGTTCCTGCAACACAATCAGTAAacgttttgtttgcttttacgTCGGTGTCATTGGTTACCTAAAGGGAAACCGGAGTGTTCTCTTGTGCACACATAGAGCCGAAAGCATCTGAACAGAAACAGTTGGGTTTGGTGTCTGCAGCTTTCAGGGTCAAGCAAGCAGTTTTGATCACTTTGTGAATTTTAGGAAAGTCGAGATATCGTTAGCATACCTCTGGAGATGTACAGGACCATCCTTCTGTTCTGGGTCAGCATTTAACTCAGATTATATGATGAAATGTAAGGTGATGGCAAACAGGCTGAAAtgggaggcaaccggacttggGCTCAGTTTTCCTgagaaagtccggttgccttcGATGTAAGCCTATTTTCCGTTGCAATGACCCGGCAGTTCAGTGTCAGACACAATCCAAGAGGGTTACAATGCTAGTTTAAAAATCATGTGCAGAAAATGATTAGACCCCACACCATACTGCTAATTATATaagaattatatttaattaatccTTCACCTCACCTGCCactgtgaaatggaaggaaatgaTGCATACAAGGTGTGGAATGATGTGGTCAACGGGTGGATGCTGTGTACACTGGAAGGTTGGACACCCTAATGGTAATTTAGAGTGGCCAACTAACATTATATGTATATTCGTAGACTGTGAACGGAGAAATGTATGGGGAgaaatgcaaactccatgcaaagGAATCAAACTCAGGACCTTACTGCTGTAAGGTAACAGTGCTAACAATCTGCAGACCTAAATTATGTTATATATTTGCTGGTCTTTTGCATTaaattcctttaaaataaacaaaagcaaggttttattttatgtatgtttGCAAAGTTCTGCTTTCTCACCTGACTTCTCACCAAAAGACATTTAGCCTGGGAAGCTGCGTATTCCAGATGAACTCAAAGGCATCGTTTTAGAGGCAGAGGCTTCTTGTTTGTCAGCACCTTTAAATTGCCAGCATTTTAAAGGAGGGTTAACAGCGGACAGTGTGTCCTTGATGTTCCAGTTCTTGGGAGACTTAAACCTTGAAGGTTCCTGGGTTGTTCCTGAACATCCTTACAGACTAACCTTTAACAGAGGGAGACAGTTTGTGTCTTCTTCCAGGCCCTCCCAAAGTGGTGACACTGAATAAACTCTAGATTGAATGATTATCTTGGATTATGAAGTTGCTTAAAATGGTTAAACGCCTTGTTTTTAAAGGTAGTTGAAGTTGTGTGCTGCAGACTTAattcacattaaaataaaaggccAATATTAAAAAACATGTGCATGCCCACAATGAGTTTTTATGTACAGTAGACTAGAACTGTAACTAAATCACTCTTCTCTCATTTATGGGTCAAGACTAGTCAATCTGAAAGGAGAGAGAAAACCTGCCGTGTAATTTCTAAAAGGACAACAGAGTGTACCAAGAACACCCAGAGCGCAGCTATCATGTTAAACCTGACAAACAACGGAACAAAGGCAACAGCAACAAAGCATCATGATGAAAAGCTGTCATTTTAGCTGGAATAGAAGTGTTTCTATTACTTTAATCCCATTTAAAAAATGCCTGCCTGTACATTGTTTTAGACCTTTATCAGAGAGGACAAGGAGAATGGAGAAAGGAAAATTATGCTATAGGAGATAAGAGCAGACTCAGGTTAAACTGTACTTGAAACTCAATACAGCTGGATGGCTTACAGTGGCTCTAGACAGTTtacaccccacccccaccacgcCCACCTCTGTTGAAATTACAAATGAGATAATGATAATTAATGTGAAAAACTTTCCAGTTGACCAAAATGATTCATTGACCCAGGtacgctctgtcaccaagctccgcccccttcaaagagttcagagagcacacgttttattttctttcttaaaaacttgcagttttggtaaaaagttgtttgaataaaagatttagttttatttcagtgtttgtttgttctgtttctaaaaataggtcgttaagcaacagcataaaattgcCAGAGCTGCACTTAGAATATATGCTTAGAATTATTGATACTgatcaatataatttctatttcattgatatgcttttttctatattgtccagccctagtacaTCGGctgttacattttgttttttatctgatGCTTGATGCTCGTGCTCTATATCATGTAACATGGCCAAGACAAATAAATGAACTAGAATTATTACTGCCAATTAGCTCATGGCTTTCCCTCAGCcagatttagtttgtttttgaatctctttatttttattcgGTTCTATGCTTTCCATCCTCTTATTGTCTTTATCAGCTTTTTCTTGCAGCGTGGTGGGGTGTCATTgatcgccagtccatcacaggccaACTTACGGAACTCTGTAAGAGTCCAAGTGGAGCCTACAGACTGTTTTGCTTCTCAGTAAAAATGGTTGACCAGTGCAGCCAACCAACTGACTTCCAGTGGCGTCTCTGTCATGATAAGTTACGtagggcacaaaaactcaacacctgtTAGCAGCAACtcattttttgtgatgcatacatcCTGATtattatcaattttaaattaaacagatatgatagcataaaccaacacactagacaCAACAGACCTGCGTCCGCAGGTGCAGCTAGACCCTTGATGGCATCAAGTTAATGGCCACCATGTGCCCCAACACAACTCCCGGCCCTCTGCCGTCTTATGGTACAGCGGACGGCCAACTGCATATGTGAGAGACCaagctcttccgctcctcaggggggtTGCGTGAAGGAATCTTTCAAATATACGCTGGtcatatttctttcttctgaggacTTCCTCTTCTTTGTAAGACCGTTTGCATTGTAAATGGCATAGTATCTGACACACATCTCCTCCCGCTCCATTTTGAAAGCATTCTATTCTTCCCCTCTTTTTGGTCTGTCCCTTTGGATGGTTGACCCCAGGTGCTCAACCAGGTACTGCTCCTGTATTCGTCTTCCTCCCgcacatatttaattttctgtCCTTCACAGCTAACCCCCACCATTCCAAAATAGTATCCACCTGCTTCCTATTTTCCCTACATACCATCATTTTCTCTGCAAACAGAGTTCATGGAGGCTTCTTGACTTGCTGTCACCCTGTTTATTGTCacttaagaaagaaaaacactcagctgTTTCCTGGTGTCATTCCAGCCCAACCTTAAACCAGTCTGTCACCACCCACACATACTTCTCCGCCACTCATGACATCCTCGTACAGTCCCACGTGTTCTTTTTGCTATCAGTTCAGCAGTTTTACATCTTATCACTGTGTTCTTTAAAAATTATACATTAGAATTCTCTCGTTCCTCGTCTTACTAATGAGAATGGTGTTCAGCCTGGTGAAGAAGTTCACTACCCTCCGTACTAGACATCTCCCTACAGGTACGCCACCTGGACAGGCCACTTTTGACCCTTCATTCCCTTAATAGTTGTCCTCACTTCCTCCGTCCTTATTCTCGGCTCTTCTTAATTCACTAAATTCCCTAAATCTGTTTGCCTCTCTCTGTCATGATCCTTAGATGTTGGAGTTTTTGGGTTTCTGCatatgtttctgtttctttccttgTCGTTCATATTGAGTTTTTGAAACTGCAGTTCTTCCCATTTGTTAACTTTCTCTTAGTTTATTCTGTacatttagatgttttcttAGACTcctttctgagttttttttcccgtgaCTTAATTCTGCTCATTTACCTTTCTCTCATTTGTTCCCTCTACCTTTTTTAGTCTCAGCTGTTGCTCACCAACCTGAATACTCATGCCTGCGCTCCATGCCTTTCCCCTCCCTCTCCCCTGTATTTACCAGCATGGTTTTTCTCCTCTCGTCGCTGGTTTCTCCAATATGCTTCCTCCTTTTGGTTGCCCTGCTCCTCATTTATGCTTCGGCCTTCCTACGCCATGCaagttcatttattaaaaataattaaagccctGCCAGGACCATCTCTGTCTGTACTTGGGTCCTTTACAACTTGCTCACTTTTTAAAGGTTAGTATTGCTACAGatattttgtaataaataaataaaataagataaaaacattGGTCAAAAGTGTTATTGTGAAATGCAAAAGCTATTTAGTCTAGTTTCAAACGGATTGCTTAAATAGGAACTGCCAACCATCTTCTTGGTCCTTCTACATAGATGCTATGTAGAAGATTCTTTCACTTGatgaagttttctgttattaTCTGTGGC
It encodes:
- the LOC118563027 gene encoding alpha-lactalbumin-like codes for the protein MKVLVLFAFAVLGSALVGAKTLTKCEMKQLMGEVFNSLPDSMKQSGLSGDRFVAKVVCHVEQLSGFNTSTVTELRREKGQGSSESGSESGSESAEGSRSRGKHQSGKKQGGRSNEDDQDMNLYGLFQLAEGLVCSSENNTLPNLCGISCNKLIDDDISDDINCLVKLLTEIVKNGFTSEHSKGVWKAIKKLIDDKCKNVDQYFSDC